Sequence from the Maribellus comscasis genome:
TCTATTTCTTCATTATTTTTCCGTTTGCCATTTCGTAAATAAAAGGGCTATCTGCAGGTATTTCTAAATCATATATTTCTTTTTCTGTGTGATTTTCAATAACCATGACTATGAGACGCAGACTATTGTTGTGAGCGGAAATAAGAACATTCTTATCTTTTTCCAACTGAGGGATTATCTTTTTTCTGAAGAAAGGAATGACACGTTTAGCAGTATCTCTCATACATTCAACATTCTCTAATGGTTGGTCATAGCAATAACACCATTTATTAAGGTATTCAATACCATATTCTCCAGACACTACGGTTTTGTCCCTGGTTGGTAATTCGCATTGTTCATTAAGATGCCAGTTCCGAAAAACAGGAATGATGCTTTCCTCCATCGACTTGCTATTGGAGATTATCCAATCGTCTATCTTTTTATTCTCGGAGATCAAAACGGGCATTTTTTTGCTTTTGTTCTGCGTAAGGGCAATCATTGCAGCTTCTATTGCTCTGATTTGCATCGATGTGACCACAATATCAAACTTAATTTCGGATGTTTTTGCCCCTGTTTTTAACGCCTCAATAATACCAGTTGAAGACAAGGGTACATCAAACCAACCGGTAAAGACATTTTTATTATGCCAAACATAATCTCCATGCCTCATTAAAATTAATTTTGCCATAGTTCTGCAATCTTTTTTGTAAGAAGTCTGGGATCCGAAAATCGAAGTTTTACCAACCTCTGTCTTTCGGCCTTTTCATTACGCAATAGTTATTTTTTCATCTAAATACACTGATTGAACGGCCTCAACTATAGAAACACCTTCCTCAAAAGGCTTTTGAAAAGTTTTTCTCCTCAGTATCAACCCACTTCCGCCGGCACGTTTGTTAATAATGGCTGTCCGCACTGCATCGGCAATATCGTTGTCTACTGAAGCTCCGCCGGAATTAATTAAAGGGATACGTCCTGCATAATTGTTCAAGAGTTGACAGCGTGCCAAATCGATGGGATTATCAGAACTTAATTCGGAATAAATCTGTTCGTATTTCCCTAATTTTTTCCTGTCAGCATTCAAAGCTTTATAACCATCATTCTTTTCAGGAAGTTTTTGTTTGATAATATCTGCTTCAATGGTTACATCTAAATGGTTAGCTTGATCTGTTAAGTCTGCAGAAGCATGGTAATTTTTATTTCTTTTGAAATTGCTATTTCTGAGATAACACCATAAAATTGTAAATAGCCCTTTTCGATGTGCATAGTCAAAAATTTTACTGATTTCTGCTATTTGACTTTCAGATTTAGTTGAATCGAAACAAATCGTAGCCCCAATTCCGACAGCTCCCATATTATAAGCCTGGTCAACTGAAGTAAAAAGAATCTGGTCAAAAGTACTGGGTGAAGTGAGCAACTCGTTATGATTTAGCTTTACAATAAACGAAATTTTATGAGCATATTTCCGCGAAACAGTTCCAAGTACTCCCAGCGTAGAAGCGATCCCGTTGCAGCCGGTAGAAAGAGCAAACTTTATAATATTCTCAGCATCAGAATATATCGGGTTCTTTGCAAACGAAGCCTCCGCTGAATGCTTAATTCCCTGGTCAACAGGTAAGATTAACAGATAGCCTGTGCCGGAAAGGTGTCCTGAATTGTATAACCGGTTCAGGTTCCCAAGCACACGATTGTTTCGGCTAGACGATAAAAAAATGTTATCAACGACATTTGGGGTAGGTGTGGTTATCATCTTTTTATTAATGTTGGGCGAAGAAAATTCGAGTAATGTTGAATCCTTTCCCAGTAATTCCTGAATTTGTTTTGTCTGCAACATAATGATGTTTTTAACTGTTATTAGTATTTATCAGGTTATTATTCCCCTTGCAGCAGTTGTAACCCACTTGCAGGGTGATGTGCCGGATACCAAATTTTTCGCGAAGTAAATGTTCTGTTTCTCCTTTCACTTCCATCATTTTTATCATATCAATGTTATTTATAAGATTTAAATGGGCTTCGAGGTGTGTCTGAGAATCATCGAGTTTCCAAACATGCATGTGGTGGATGTTATCCACTTCGTTTATTTTTTCAACTTCAGCTTTTACTTTTTCAATATCAATGTCATGCGGAACAGCCTGCATCAAAATATCAACAGTTTCTTTAACAATGCCCCAGGTGTGCCAGATAATGTAAATACCTACCAAAACCGTGATAAGCGGATCTATCCAGTAAACTTTCCAAGTCCATATTGCAAGCCCACCAGCAATTACGGCTACCGACGAAAGCGTATCTCCTAATAAATGCAGGTAGGCAGCTCTTACATTTAGGCTGTGCGATTTGTCTTTATGCAAAATCACCACAGATATCAAGTTAGCCAGTAAGCCAAATATTGCAATAACAAGCATTAATTTCCCTTTTATGGGCTGCGGGCTGATAAACCGCTCGTAAGCCTCGTAAAACAGGAAGACACAAATTGCTATAAGTACAATGGCATTAAAAAGCGCTGCCAGTATTTCTATTCGTTTATATCCAAATGTATTACTTGCGTCGGGTTTTTTCCGGCTAATTTTTCCGGCTACAAATGCAATAAATATAGCTGACGAATCGCCAAGGTTGTGCAAGGCATCGGACAACAGCGATAAACTGTTGGAAATTAGCCCTCCGATTATTTGCACTATCGTTATAGAAATATTCAGCAGGGTGACCCACAGGAGCTTTTTCCCTTGCAGGTTTCTGTTGTGATGATGATTTTCATGGTGATGAAACATATCTTTTTTAATTTCTACTTTTTTTGACCTTTTATAAAAAGTGCTTTCGATTTCTTGCCAATCAACTCTGTATTCGTTATTTTGAATTTATATGATTTCAAAAGGCTGGTAGCATCTTCTAACCCAAAATTTCTACCGCCTTTGGGTGGTTTACCGTACGTTTTAAGGTAGCGGTAAATTAACCCGGTCTTGTAACGAAGTCTCATCCCTTTTTGAGTATAGCTAACTACGATTAAAGAACCATCCTTTTTTAGTACTCTTTTACATTCTTTTATTGCATTTTCTGGATTAGGGACAATATGGATAAGATTGGCCATAAACACCGTATCAAAGCTGTTGTCGGAGTATGGCAGGTCGAAACAATCGGCTTTTTCAACCCGGATATTATTAAACGTTTTAAGGCAATCTCTTGCCACTCCCACCATTTTTTCAGATAAGTCGGTAGCCAAAAGTGAATCTGAGTTGTTCGCCAGTACTTTTGAGAAAGTGCCATTGCTACATCCTAGTTCAAGCACATTCCCTAAATTTTTCAATGCCGCAACCTTTTTTAAAATAAGGTCGACATCAGCCTTCCCAACCACATAATTGTTTCGTTCTTCGAAATTGTCGGCAAAACGCGACCAGTATGTTTCTTTTTGTCCCATTATGAATTCTTTTATCGTTCACAGTAATTTTTATCTATTCCTGATGTTTGTTTTTTCTTCTCACATTTTTGGCATTCGCCACAAAGGCTACCTTTTCGGCAAATCTGTTTTATGATTATATATACTGCGTATACCAAGGTTAAATCAAGAATTATATGTACGATTACCAGTTGCATAATTTTTAAAATTATCATAAAAAATTTCCGGCCTGATATACTGCAAAAGCCACGAGCCATGCCAGCCCGGTAGTATAGAGCATCGTGAATATTGCCCATCCCCAGTTCGACTCCTTTTTTATTGCGGCAATTACTGCAATACACGGGAAATAGATTAAAACAAACAGCATGAAACTGAATGCCACCAAAGGAGTAAACACTTTTTTCCCTTCTAATTTTCCCGATTGATGTACCTGATTTTGCAGATTGGAAATCAACGCCCCGGAGGTTTCGTCGGCTTCCATGCCTGCATTGTATAAAACGCCCATGGAGCTAACCACTACTTCTTTGGCTGCCAGTCCTGTAAGTATGCTTACCCCCATCTTCCAGTCGTAGCCAAGTGGTTCAATAACAGGCTCAATAGCATGGCCAAGCCTGCCAATAAATGATTGTTCCTGCCTTTCTGACTCCTGCAATATTTCGAGTTGTTGAACCTGGCTGTCCCGGGCTGTTTCATCAAGTTCCGTGTTGTTGTTCAATGCAGCTATTTGGCTGTCGTAATCTTGGCTGTACGAAACGTTTCGCGGGAAATATCCCAATGCCCATATCAGTATGGAGGCAACAAGGATTACCGTACCCATTTTTTTCAGGTATTCCCGCCCTTTGTGCCACATGTGCAAGGTGGTGTTTTTAAGCGTAGGGATGCGGTAAAGCGGAAGCTCCATTACGAAAGGCACTTCTTTTTTAGCAAAGGCAACTTTTTTCATAACCAGGGCAACAATAACCGCTATTATTATCCCTATCAGGTAAATAAAAAACAATATCAACCCCTGCCTGGCAGGGAAAAAGGCGGAAATGAGCAGCACATACACGGGCAGGCGGGCGCTGCACGACATAAAAGGTACAATTAGCATAGTAAGGAGCCTGTCGTTCCTGTTTTCCAGTGTTCGCGTTGCCATAATTGCCGGGACATTACACCCGAAACCCATGAGTAAAGGGATAAACGATTTCCCGTGCAGGCCTATTTTATGCATTAATTTGTCCATGATAAACGCGGCACGAGCCATATAACCGGTATCTTCCAACAGGGAAATAAAGAAGAACAGTATCAGTATATTGGGCAGGAAAATAATAACGCTTCCAACACCACCAATAATACCATCTACCAACAAATCCTTTAATACACCTCCGGGCATTATGTTGCTAATCCAATAACTTAACGTAGCAATTCCCATATCGATCCAGTCCATCGGATAACTGCCTATTGTAAAAGTAGCCTGGAACATCAGCCATATAAAAAAAAGGAATATCGGGAAGCCGAGTATTTTATGGGTAAACAGGTCGTCGAGGTTACGCACTTTTCCGTGAAATTGTTTTGGTTCCCTGTATGTTTCCTTTAGTGCCCCGGTAATAAATCCGTATTTAGCGTCGGTAATGATGGTTTCGGAGGGTTCGACATATTCCTGTTCCAGCCTTTTCACCACCTTATTTGCCGTAAATTCTATTTCTTCGTAATTCGGTAGCTTTGTAAGCTGTCTCATGGTGGTTTTATCTGTTTCGATAAGCTTGATGGCAATATATCGCGGAGAATATTTATCGGTTAACCCGGGATTTTCACATAGCTTTTCACGGATATTTTTGATCCCGTTTTCAATCATTTCCCCGTAATTGATGTGGGCATGTCTTATATTCGGATCCCGGTCCTCATAACTGTCAATTAATTTTTTCAACAATTTGCCAATGCCTTTTCCTTTGGAAGCTATGGTAGGGATAATAGGTATCCCCATCATCTTCCCCAAGGCTTTATAATCGAAATCCACACCTTTCTTTTCCAGTTCATCGTACATGTTCAGGGCTATCACCACTTTTATATCCATGTCGATGAGTTGAGTAGTAAGGTACAAGTTGCGTTCAAGGTTCGAAGCATCAACCACGTTTACCACAATGTCGGGCATTTTTTCGGTTATATGGTTGCGGACAAAAAGCTCTTCAGGAGAGTATTCGGTAATGGAATAGGTGCCGGGCAAATCGACAATATTAAAACGGTAGCCGTATTTTTTCATAACAGCTTCTTTTGCATCAACTGTTACACCGCCGTAATTTCCCACCCGTTCGCGCGAACCAGAAGCATAGTTAAACAACGTTGTTTTTCCACTATTAGGGTTTCCTACCAGGGCGATATTGATAAATTTTCCCTTTTTCCGGGCTGAAGTATTAAGTTTTTCCTCCACGGTAATACCATTAAATCCGATTTCGGAAAGATTTTCTACATCGGATTCGGATACAACTTCCACCATCCGGGCTTCGCTTCGTCTTAAAGAAAGATTGTAACCCATTATTTTGTATTCCACGGGGTCTTTTAATGGGGCATTTTTTATTACCGTAACTTTTTTCCCTTTTATAAAGCCCATTTCGGTAATACGTTTCCGGAAACCCCCATGCCCGTGTACCTTTGTTATAATGGCTGATTCGCCTGTTTTCAAGCCGGACAGGGATTTGTCTCTGACTTCGAGATTACCTGCAATCTGCCTCCTGTATCTTTTCCTTTGTCTCATTTCTTATGCTATTTGCTTATGGCTGCTGACTACTGGTATTTATATTTGTATTTTGATGATTTTGAGTACCATTTTCCTTGCTGCCACTATCCATTGCTACCAGGTAAACCATAGGTATTGCCCCTTTTAATATTTCCTGTCTGACAATCTCAAAGCCATTTTCTTTAACAAATTCTTGAAATGATACAACCGACCATCGTGTTCGTGCCCTGAATCCCATAATATTCATACAACGCGAAAAAAAATGACTCTGCAAATTTTCTCCATGACAGTAGGTTGGGATTATCACTGTCCCTCCTGGTTTTACCACCCGTTTTATTTCCTGCATAGCTTTTCCCGGTTCGAAAAGCAGATGTAGCACATTTGAAGCGATTGCAGCATCAAAAAAGTTATTGGGAAAATCCAGATTACATATATCGCCTTCCCTAAAATTTATATTTACAACTTCTTGTTTTCTCGCTTTTTCCTGTGCAATTTTTAACATTTCAGGCGATAAATCAATGGCGGTAATTTCAGAAACCAGGCTGCTTAGTTGTAAAGAAATTAAACCTGTACCGGTAGCGGTCTCCAATAAATTTTCAATCCCGGCAATGTCTTCCTTAAATATTTTGAACAGGTTTTTATAGGCTTCATTTGTCCCCGATTTCTTCCGGTTCTTATCGTACCTTTTCGCAAATGAGTCCCAAAATTTTCGCTCTTTATTTATCCTGTCTTCCATATATTTTTTGTTATTCGACTTTTCAGTTAACAGCTAATTTTTCTCTTTTCCGAAAGGTTTGGTTAATCTAATCAATGCCGGAGTTACGAAGTAATCGGTAAATAAAGCTGCCATTAAACCCAGAACTGCTAAATACCCAAGCCGAACCATATTGGCCACTGGCGAGAAGGTAAACATCAGGAAACTCATGCACAAAATAATGGTTGTCATAGCCAGGTTTTTACCGACTGTGTGAAAGGTATTTATGATTGCCTGGTTGTATTTTCCACATTCTTCAAATTCAACTTTAATCTGGTTAATAAAATGGATGGTATCATCAACGGCAATACCCAGCAACATAGGCAGTATGGTCATGGTCATCATATCGAGCGGTGAATTAAAATGCCCCATATAACCGCCAATAACTACCATCGGCATCAGGTTGGGAATCATTCCTATGAGTCCGGTTTTAACGCTGCCGAATACAACAACAAGTAGAAGGCCAATAATTACGAATGCCCAAATAATCGATTTTAGTTCCCCGGTTACAATTTTTTTATTTAATTCGGCAAACTGTACCGCACTTCCCACATAATTTACTTTAGCTCCGTGAAAACTTTCATTTCCTATTCTTTTTATACTATTTAGTTCTCTTACAATTTCATCCGTTGAAAATTTTTCAACCTGAACCTGCGCCCGCAACATCGAATAATCTTCGTCTATCCAGTTAAAGGTTTTTGTTCCGCCCGACATTTCATACAGCAATAATACCTGTGCAATCATATCGCTGTTGCCGGGGATGGTATGGTATTTAACACTGTCGCTGTGCAGGGTTTGGTTCATCTCTTTAATAATATCGAGGATAGAAAAAACCGAAGCAGCATTTTTATTCTTTTTAGTGAGTTCAAATGCAGAAACGGTATCCAGCAAGGCATCAAATTTTCGAAGTACTTCAGGGTCTTTTATGGCATCAGGTTCATCAAATTTCACTGTAATATTATAGGTGAGATAAGAACCTAACTGCGATTGTGTCACATCGTAAATCCGTTTGACGTAAGGAACTTTTGTCCCCAGAAATTCAAAGATATCCATATTGGTGGTGACGTTGCGGATTCCCGGGGCTATAATTACAATACAGGCAGCAAAGAAAATCAGCACAGCAACTTTCTTTTTTAAAACAAACTGCCCGATGTTTTCCATCCATTTTTCAAACAAAGGAATTTTGCTTATATCCTCTTCTTTTATTGCTTTGTCTTTTCCAAAGCTCATTAATATGGGAATAAGGATAATCACAAACAGGTAATCGATAAGAACAAAGGCAGCACATGCATAACCAACCCATGCAATAGTCATGATTCCGGCGGTGACGAAGGACATTACAGAACCAATAGTTGTGATTGCAGTAAAAAAGATAGGCCAGCCGGTTTCTTCAACGGCTTTTATCACCGCTTCTTTGCGCTTTCCTGTTTTTCTGAAAATACGCTTAAACGCATTAATCAGGTGAATGGAATAGCCAACTGACAGCGCCATACCCAGAATCATGGGAAGCATCATCATGTTTTGGTCGATGCCAATGCCCAGCCAGCCCATGCCTCCGAATACAACTATTACTCCGAGAATGGTAGTAACAGAAGGAACAATAACACCCCGGAAGGAACGGATAAACAGCGCTAACAAGATAATCATAGCGATAAATGCCGACAGGAAACGTTTCATCATTTCCGCCCCGAAAAAATCGCGTTCTTCGGTTTCAGTATAAGGAGTACCTGCCGGTTTCAACGTGTATTTGTCACTTTTCCACTTAGGATTGGTAATAATGCATATAGCCACTTCGCCCGACTGAAACATCGGGTCTTTATCGGTTACTTTTTCCCATTCCTCTTTTTCAGGATATTCCAGTAAGGAGAGAGTGAGCCAGGTTTCGGTACAATCTTCCGATACAACTTTTCCCTTCATAGCTTTTCGGGATAACACCAACTGACGAATCTTTTCCAGTCTTTCAGGATTGGTGGGAATACTATCTTTAAAGGGATTGATGACCTCAATTCCTTCTTCGGTCCCTACCGATATTTCCATATCGACCAGCGAAGTAATTTCATCAGCATAAGGCACACTATCAACCAATTCCTGCCCAATATTTTTCATCATGGTAAGCACTTCCGGGTCGAAAACATCGTCTGCTTCAATAAGGATACTGATGTTATCGTTGTTGCCAAACTGGTCTTCAAATTCTTCGGTGGCAATTTCAATGGCTTCTTTATCGTCAAACCAGTCATCGCGTGCATTGGCGATGTGCATTTTCTGAAGACCAAAAATTCCGAATACAGTAAAAAGCAAGGCAAAGATTATCAAATGCCAGCGGTACCTGAGCTGGAACCCGCCCACTTTTTTAAAAAAGGTGTTGATTTTTTGGATTTTCATTTTTTTGTTTTAGTTCGTTTCTAAAAGTCGCCTAGAGCTTTCTGGTTGGCTATACTTAAGCGACGATAAGCGGTTGTTAATATTTCTTTATGATCTTCTTTTTGCGAAACATAATTGTAGTAGTTAATATTACCAGTACAAATAGCATTAACAGCATTTCTAAGCAATATTTTGCCGGCTCAATCCATACCTCTTTGAGCATATTCCACCTGCCCAGTATTTCAACAAAATTCCAGAAGATAATTACGGTTGGCACGGCATACCGGATAGCATAAGCTAAATGGTCTATTTTTATAAGTTTAACAAACAGGATAAGCGACCAGAGAAGCGATGCAAACGCAACGAAATAGGTTACCGGATGCCTGTCGCCGGCAAAACTGGGATCGTAGGCAAAAAGCAACACCATGTAAAAAGTCCATAAAAGCATAATCATTTCCATGAAAGTTGCGAGTGCCGGATTACGTGGCGACTTCGGTAGCGGAATCTTTTTGTCTATTTTCAGTTTTTTCTGAAACCACAAAAACAGACGACAGCCGCTGTGCGTTCCAACTAAATAATACAACATAAACACAGCCCAAAACCCAACCGACGATGGCATGATTAAATATTCGGGTTTGGTAATAATTTCTCCATTCTCTACAAGCGGCTCAACTCCAAAACGGTTAGCATAATACACAAATGCAAATTCTATCCAACCGGTCCACACGAAAAGGCCTCCGAATAACCCCCAAAGCGTTGCAGATATTTCTTTTTTTGAAAGAATACCAACAACAAGAAATACTATTCCAATAAATCCTAATATTAGGGCTGCTTTGTAAACATGTTCATGCCCCAAGCCTTTTTCCATGAGGATCATGGCTGCATGCCCCAGCGGCATGGTTAATAATACGATAAGGAAAGCAATAATTCCGGTTAAAGGTTTTTTCATTGCAGGTATTTGTTTCTGTTAATTTTGGATAGGGTGCATTTGTCGCTCCATCATTTTAGAGAAAATTTCCTTTTGATTTTTTAATTCTTCCGGCGAACCGGTTTCTGCAACTCCGCCATTGGCTAGCACCACAATTCTATCGGCATTGGCCACGGTACGCATCCTATGGGCAATAATTAATACTGTTTTATCGCGTATCAGCTCCGAAATTCCTGCCTGTATTTTGGTCTCGTTTTCCACATCGAGCGAGGCTGTGGCTTCATCAAGAAGGACTATCGGGGCATCTTTTAATAATGCGCGGGCAATCGAAATGCGCTGACGTTCTCCGCCTGAAAGGGTTTCTCCGTTTTCTCCAATAACTGTTTCATAGCCTTGGGGCATTTTGCTTACAAACTCATCGCATTGTGCCAGTTTGGCCACGCGCATTACTTCTTTATCTGTTGCATTACGTTTGCCTAAGCGGATATTGTCCATTATGGAAGCATTGAACAATACCACATCCTGAAATACAACAGAATAGTTTTTCAATAGCGTTTCAGGTTCTATTTTGCTGATATCCTGTTTGCCAAGCGTAATCTTTCCTTTACCAATATCCCAGAAACGTGCGGCCAGTTTTGCCGATGTACTTTTTCCGCCTCCCGACGGGCCTACCAAAGCTGTTATTTCACCTTGCTTAGCCGTAAACGATACGTTTTGCAATACCTGCTTTCCCTCTCCGTACGAAAAGTCAACATCGTGGAATTCAATATCATAATTATCAGGCTTAAAATCTGTTTCTCCCTGTTGAATGGGCATGGCCTGCATTTCGTTCATCCGGTTGATGCGCACATTGAGGTATAACAATGCTGCCAGGTTGTTAAATACCTCGTTAACAGGATTGAAAATACTGGCCGATATCATTAAGAAAATGAAATATACGAACAAACTAACACTACCGGCTGCGACCATATTTGCTCCTACAATGATTACCCCTGCCAGTCCGAGTTTTAAAAAACTTTGAGCCGAGTTAACCAACATCCCCGTCAGTAATTCGCCGCGTATTAATTGTTTCTCATACGTATCAATAGTTTTGTGCAGTTCTTCTACATAAGTATCTTCCTGGTTATAAGATTTTATTTCCTGTATCGTATCTAAACCTTCCTGTATTTTCTCACTTACATCGCGTTTATTTTGGTATCCAATCTTATTCTCTTTGTTTATCAGTTTTTTAGAAATAAAAAGGATTGCTGCTGCAAAAGGAACCACCCAGAATAAAGCCAGCGAAAGTTGCCAGTTGTAAAAAAACAGACCAATAGCAATTAACACGATGCTGATAACAGAAGCAAACAGTTGCGGCACCGCATGCGAAAAGGTATGTTCCAAATCGGTATTATCATTCATTATGGTTGAAGTGAGGTCGGAAAGGTTTTTTTCGCCAAAAAATGCCAGGGGCAATTTGCGAAGTTTCTCGGCCAGCGAAATACGCCGGTTGGCGCTCTCATCGTAAATGGTTGTAAATGTGCTTTTATATTGAAGCATTGCGATGAAGAACATAATCAGCATAAACCCGATACCAAGCAAAACATAATACCAAAAACCATGTAAAACATAAGAGGAAGGATTTATTACTTTGTTCAGATATTCTTCGAGAAACAGGAAGATAAATACTGCTGGTAGCATAAGTGCTATATCGAGCAATGTTGTAAATAAAGTTCCGGTTATAAAATCTTTTGCGCCTTTTTCCGAAAGGGCTAAACGTTTTTGAAAGAAGCCCCCTCTAACTCCCCAAACGGGGAAGGAATTAGCAGCTGTATTGTTATTTTGTTGTTTCATTTTTTAAATTTTAATTTGCCTCTTCAGGATATTTTATTAGTCTGAATTTTGCACAACACCTGTGTAAGCGAAGATTATTTTTCGGAGAAAGTATTTGCCAGGTTTTCAACTCCTTGTTCTTCATGCTGGGAGAAGTTATTAGAGGAAGCTTTTATAGTCCACTGTACTGACTTTTGATATTCTTTCCACATTTTGGTGTAAATCCCTTCTTTCATTAATAATTCTTTATGGCTTCCCTGTTCGGCAATTTTTCCCTTGTTTATCACCAGAATATTGTCGGCATCTTTAATACTGGTAAGCCGGTGGGCAATCATCAGCACCGTTTTTCCTTTGGTAAGTTTTCCAAGCGCACGTTGAATAAGGTGTTCGTTTTCGGGGTCGGTAAAAGCAGTTGCTTCATCCAAAACCACAATCGGGGCGTTCTTTAATATAGCCCGTGCCAAAACAATACGCTGCTGCTCGCCACCCGACAAATAAGTCCCTTCCGTTCCTATTTTAGTATTTAAGCCATTGGGCAGGCGGTCGATTATTTCGCGGCATTGTGCCAAATCAACAGCCCGGTTTATTTCTTCAATTGTTGCCGAAGGATTTCCGTATTT
This genomic interval carries:
- a CDS encoding ABC transporter ATP-binding protein → MKQQNNNTAANSFPVWGVRGGFFQKRLALSEKGAKDFITGTLFTTLLDIALMLPAVFIFLFLEEYLNKVINPSSYVLHGFWYYVLLGIGFMLIMFFIAMLQYKSTFTTIYDESANRRISLAEKLRKLPLAFFGEKNLSDLTSTIMNDNTDLEHTFSHAVPQLFASVISIVLIAIGLFFYNWQLSLALFWVVPFAAAILFISKKLINKENKIGYQNKRDVSEKIQEGLDTIQEIKSYNQEDTYVEELHKTIDTYEKQLIRGELLTGMLVNSAQSFLKLGLAGVIIVGANMVAAGSVSLFVYFIFLMISASIFNPVNEVFNNLAALLYLNVRINRMNEMQAMPIQQGETDFKPDNYDIEFHDVDFSYGEGKQVLQNVSFTAKQGEITALVGPSGGGKSTSAKLAARFWDIGKGKITLGKQDISKIEPETLLKNYSVVFQDVVLFNASIMDNIRLGKRNATDKEVMRVAKLAQCDEFVSKMPQGYETVIGENGETLSGGERQRISIARALLKDAPIVLLDEATASLDVENETKIQAGISELIRDKTVLIIAHRMRTVANADRIVVLANGGVAETGSPEELKNQKEIFSKMMERQMHPIQN